A genomic segment from Herpetosiphonaceae bacterium encodes:
- a CDS encoding helix-hairpin-helix domain-containing protein, with protein sequence MAPQTTAARIGVDVIGAVQQPGVYYLDDPARIADAVAAAGGLAPDADRERINLAARVSDGQQIRVPRVGDDAQPSAAAEKSDRSPASSAAISINRADATTLAGLAGIGPTTAEAIVAYRTSNGPFKRIEDVQNVKGIGPALFSKIKDHISVDP encoded by the coding sequence GTGGCTCCGCAGACAACCGCAGCCCGGATCGGCGTGGACGTTATCGGCGCTGTTCAGCAGCCGGGCGTATACTACCTGGATGACCCGGCGCGGATCGCCGATGCTGTCGCTGCGGCTGGCGGGCTGGCTCCCGACGCGGATCGTGAGCGGATCAATCTGGCGGCGCGCGTGAGCGACGGTCAACAGATTCGCGTGCCGCGCGTCGGCGATGATGCGCAGCCGAGCGCAGCAGCGGAGAAGTCCGATCGCAGCCCGGCCTCATCTGCCGCGATCAGCATCAATCGAGCCGACGCGACGACTCTGGCGGGCCTGGCAGGTATCGGGCCGACCACCGCCGAGGCGATCGTTGCGTATCGCACGAGCAACGGTCCCTTCAAGCGGATCGAAGACGTTCAGAACGTCAAGGGGATCGGCCCGGCTTTGTTCAGCAAGATCAAGGATCACATTAGCGTTGATCCATAG
- the pyk gene encoding pyruvate kinase: MRRTKIVATLGPASDSEENIRRLIEAGVDVMRLNFSHGTHEEHAERIARVRAQSEAVGKPVAILQDLQGPKIRTGALKGRMPVLLQDGASFTITTEPTEGDARRVSTTYQDLPRDVQPRDRILLSDGLIELQVTAVRDNDVVTQVVQGGSLREHQGINLPGTAVSTSAITEKDREDLAFGLAHGVDFVAMSFVRRAADVLQLKDLIAAHGATTPVVAKIEKPQALDDLGAILDVTDVVMVARGDLGVEMPPESVPLAQKTIIQAASDRNVMVITATQMLESMIHHPRPTRAEASDVANAIFDGTDAVMLSGETAVGEFAIEAVQMMHRIAVTTEQSERYKEQSDLLHRIHHTNRPADSSQAISHAARTIARTLDVRAIIAFTQSGYTARMVSKDRPPVPIFALTPEPHVARRLALYWGVKPLICPPFERLDDLTAYLQKMLLEYQYVQSGERVVMTGGHPLPARGATNFIKIVDIP; encoded by the coding sequence ATGCGACGTACAAAAATCGTGGCAACGCTCGGTCCGGCGAGCGATAGCGAAGAGAATATTCGCCGATTGATCGAAGCAGGCGTCGATGTGATGCGGCTGAATTTCTCACACGGCACCCACGAAGAACACGCAGAGCGCATCGCGCGAGTTCGGGCACAGTCTGAGGCAGTGGGCAAGCCCGTCGCTATTTTGCAAGATTTACAGGGGCCGAAGATTCGTACCGGCGCGCTCAAGGGGCGCATGCCGGTGCTGTTGCAGGATGGCGCGTCGTTCACGATCACCACCGAGCCGACCGAAGGCGACGCGCGCCGGGTTTCTACGACCTACCAGGACTTGCCGCGCGATGTGCAGCCGCGCGATCGGATTCTGCTCTCCGATGGCCTGATCGAGCTACAGGTCACGGCGGTGCGCGATAACGATGTGGTGACGCAGGTGGTGCAGGGCGGCTCGCTGCGCGAGCACCAGGGGATTAACCTGCCCGGCACGGCGGTCAGCACGTCGGCGATCACCGAGAAAGATCGTGAAGACCTGGCGTTTGGCCTGGCGCATGGCGTAGACTTTGTGGCGATGTCGTTCGTGCGGCGCGCGGCAGATGTGCTTCAGCTCAAGGATCTGATCGCGGCCCACGGAGCCACAACGCCGGTTGTCGCCAAGATCGAAAAGCCCCAGGCGCTGGACGACCTCGGCGCGATCCTTGATGTCACCGATGTGGTGATGGTGGCGCGCGGCGATCTCGGCGTGGAGATGCCGCCTGAGAGCGTGCCGCTGGCGCAAAAGACGATCATCCAGGCGGCCTCCGATCGCAACGTGATGGTGATCACGGCCACGCAGATGCTCGAGTCGATGATCCATCATCCCCGTCCGACGCGCGCCGAGGCCAGCGATGTCGCCAACGCGATCTTCGACGGCACCGATGCGGTGATGCTCAGCGGCGAAACGGCTGTCGGCGAGTTCGCGATCGAGGCGGTCCAGATGATGCACCGAATCGCCGTCACCACCGAGCAGAGCGAGCGCTACAAAGAGCAGAGCGATCTGCTGCACCGAATCCACCATACGAATCGCCCCGCCGACTCGTCCCAGGCGATCAGTCATGCCGCCCGGACGATCGCCAGGACGCTCGACGTTCGCGCGATTATCGCCTTTACTCAGTCGGGCTACACCGCGCGCATGGTTTCCAAAGATCGCCCGCCGGTGCCGATCTTTGCGCTGACGCCGGAGCCGCATGTCGCGCGGCGGCTGGCGCTCTACTGGGGCGTCAAGCCGCTCATCTGCCCGCCCTTCGAGCGACTGGACGACCTGACGGCGTATCTGCAAAAGATGTTGCTGGAATATCAGTATGTGCAGAGCGGGGAGCGCGTGGTGATGACCGGCGGGCATCCGCTTCCAGCGCGCGGCGCGACCAACTTCATCAAGATCGTGGATATTCCCTAG
- a CDS encoding phosphatidylserine decarboxylase — MQLLNRPSQRLALNLPGLAPEGLPILGMGAAVTGATALFSRRLAAVPLVLTLGAAYFFRDPPRVLPGDASFLYSAADGRVLRVEEVDEPRFIRGRALRIATFLSLFDVHVNRSATDGTVRYLEHVPGSFAAAWGEDVHEVNERQYIGLETAHGPVLLIQIAGLVARRIVCHAQTGDELRAGERFGMIKFGSRTDVLLPAGAARPLVVAGMRVTAGITPVGVWNG; from the coding sequence ATGCAATTATTGAATAGACCATCACAACGCCTAGCTCTCAACCTACCCGGATTAGCGCCGGAAGGCTTGCCGATCTTAGGCATGGGCGCTGCGGTGACGGGAGCAACCGCGCTGTTTTCGCGGAGGCTGGCTGCGGTGCCGCTGGTGCTGACGCTGGGCGCGGCCTACTTCTTCCGCGATCCGCCACGTGTGCTTCCCGGCGACGCGAGCTTCTTGTATAGCGCGGCAGATGGGCGCGTGCTGCGCGTCGAAGAGGTGGACGAGCCGCGCTTTATCCGGGGCCGCGCGCTGCGCATCGCAACCTTTCTCTCGCTGTTCGATGTCCATGTCAATCGCTCGGCGACGGACGGCACGGTGCGCTATCTTGAGCATGTGCCGGGCTCGTTCGCGGCGGCGTGGGGCGAGGACGTACATGAGGTGAACGAGCGCCAGTACATCGGTCTTGAGACGGCGCACGGCCCCGTGCTGCTGATCCAGATCGCGGGTCTGGTAGCACGCCGGATTGTGTGCCATGCGCAGACCGGCGATGAGCTGCGCGCCGGAGAGCGCTTCGGCATGATCAAGTTTGGATCGCGGACGGATGTGCTGCTACCCGCAGGGGCGGCACGGCCCTTGGTAGTGGCGGGAATGCGTGTCACGGCAGGCATTACGCCAGTGGGGGTTTGGAATGGATAA